Genomic window (Gelria sp. Kuro-4):
GAAGTAAAGCTGTAAGAAGAAGGGGAGAAAGCCTGTGACCCGCGCAGATGGCTCTGTTACCGTCGGTCCGGCCCTGTCGTCCGCCGACGCCCGTTTTTCGCCTAAGAAGCTCCTTCAGCTCTTGGGTATCTCCGCCCTCTACCTGGTGCTGGTCACCCTGCCCACACCGGCGGGGCTGACGCCGGCGGCCCAGAAAGCCCTCGCCCTTATGGTGGCGGCGGTGCTCACCTGGGTGCTGGAGGTCATCCCCATCGGCATCGCGTCCGTGCTTTTCGTTTTCCTTCAGGGGCCGCTCGGAATTTACCCCCTGGGCGAAGCGGTGACCAACTTCTCCACGCCTACGATCTTCTTCATCATGGCCATGTTCCTTATCGCCACGGCATTTGAAGAATCCGGCCTTGGCCGGCGGCTGTCCCTCTGGTTGGCCGGTTTGGCCGGAAGCAATCCAAGGTACGTCCTTTTGAGCTTCATGCTGCCCACAGCCATCCTGTCCATGGTCCTGGCCGACATCCCGACCGCCGTAATGTTCGCTTCCATCGCGCTGGGGCTGTTGGAGCGCACCGGGTGCCTGCCCGGCAAGAGCAACTTCGGCCGCGCGGTGATGATGGGAATTCCCATCGCTGCCTCCATCGGCGGTATCGGCACCCCGGCCGGGAGCGGCATCAACGTCATGGCCCTCGGGCTGCTTAAAGATACCGCTCATGTGAATGTGAACTTCTTACAGTGGTCAGCGCTGGGCATCCCCTTGGTGCTTATTCTAACGCCCATCGCCTGGCTCATCTTAACCTGGGTGGTACCCTTTGAAATCAAGGAGGTCAGCGGACTGGACAAGGTGCGCGCGGACCTGCGCCGGCTGGGGCCCCTCAGCGCAGGGGAGAAGAGATTTGTGGGTATCTTTGCCGTGACCATCGTTCTCTGGTTCACCGAACCCTTCCACCGCATCCCCGCGCCCTTCGTTGCAGTGGCCACTGCCGCCCTCTTTTTCGCGCCGGGAGTCAACCTCCTGAACTGGAAAGAGGCGAGCGGCCGCATCGGCTGGGATGTCATCCTCCTGGTGGGCGCCGCCAACTCCCTGGCACTCTCGCTCTGGAAGCTGGGAGCGGCCAAGTGGCTGGCAACCGGGATTCTCGGCGGTCTCGGCCACACCAGCCTCCTCACCCTCGTTCTCATCATTGCAGCCTTCGGCGTCTTCTCGCACCTGCTCATTCCGGTGGCTACCGGTCTTCTCGCCGTAATGATCCCCGCCCTGGCCGTGCTGGCGGCAGGTATGGGCGTCAACCCGGCCGCTCTCGTCATCCCCATCGCCTTTACGGCCTCCTGTGTCTTCCTCCTGCCGCTGGACCCCATCCCGCTCGTAACCTACCCCTACGGCTATTACAAAATGCTGGACATGTTTAAACCCGGCGTTCTCATCGCCCTGGTGTGGATCGTGCTCCTGGCGTTTCTCATCGTGGGAGCGACGGGTGCAGGGTTGATCTAAACCCTCACCCGGCAGGAAGCCTCCGCTTGACGGTGGGCTCCCTGCCGTCGCCGCATGAGCCATCACCAACAGATAACACAGGAAGGGAGCAGGCAAGATGGAGAAAAAGGCGCTCATTCTCGCGCTCAATCCCGGTTCCACCTCGACCAAGCTGGGCCTCTTTCAGGGCGGTCAGGAGCTGGCGCGGGTGAACATCGCCCACCCGCGGGAGGAGCTGGCCGCTTTCCCGGACCCTAAGGCGCAGCTTCCTTATCGCCGCGCGGCGGTGGAAGGCTTCCTGGCCCAGCAGGGGGTAAGGCTTCCCGAGCTCGCCGCCGTGGTGAGCCGGGGCGGGGTGATGCGGCCGCTCCCCGGCGGGCCGTACCGGGTAAACGCGGCCATGATTGCCGACCTGCTCGCTTGCCGCTACGGCACCCACCCCTGCAACCTGGGGGCGGCCCTGGCGGCAGAGCTGGCAGTACCTGGAGGCGCCCTGGCCCTGGTGGTGGACGCCCCCTCGAGCGATGAATTTCAGCCCCTGGCCCGCCTCTCGGGCCTGCCGGAGCTCCCGCGCCGCTCGAGTTTCCACTTCCTCAACCAGCGGGCCGTGGGCAGGCGCCTGGCGCACGACCTGGGGCTGAGCTACAGCGATCTCAACCTTATCGGCACCCACCTGGGCGGCGGCATCTCGGTGGCCGCCCACGCCCGCGGCCGCCTGATCGACGCCAACAACGCCTTGGACGGCGACGGCCCCTTCTCTCCCCAGCGCGCCGGGACCCTCCCCACCGCCGCCCTGGTGGACCTGTGTTTTTCCGGGCGCTACAGCCGGGCCGAGATCTACCGCCTCCTCACCACCGGCGGCGGCCTCACGGCCTACCTGGGGACACAAGACGCCCGCGAGGTGGAGGCGCGCATCGCCGCCGGCGACGAGAACGCCCGCCTCGTTTACGAAGGCATGGCCTACCAGGTGGCCAAGGAGATCGGCGCCATGGCCACGGTGCTCAAGGGACAGGTGGACGCCATCTTCTTCACCGGCGGCCTGGCCCACTCCGAGCTTCTCCTCGACTGGATCAAGGAGCGCGTGCGCTTTATCGCTCCCCTCCATGTTTATCCCGGGGAAGACGAGCTGCTGGCCCTGGCGGAAGGCGCCCTGGCCGTACTGGAGGGGCGAGACGCGGCCCAAGAGTACGTGCCGGAAGCGTGAAACGGGGAAGGAAGGCCGGCACCATGGAGCGAATTAGGTTATAAGACCGGAAAGAGCACAAAGGGGGAAGAGCATGTTCCGGAGTCTGAAAGAAGTAATTCACGCGGCCGGCGCAGGGGAACCCGCCCGCGTGGCGGTGGCGCAGGCGGCCGACCCGGAGGTGCTGGCCGCCGTGGCGGAGGCCCGGCGGCTGGGCCTGGCGGAAGGAGTGCTGTGCGGTGAACCGGCGGCAGTCGAGGCCGCGCTCCGGGAGATAGGCGAAGACCCGGCCCACTACAGCATCGTCCCGGCGGCCGATCCGGCGGAAAGCGCCGTCCGGGCGGTGGCCGCGGTGAACGCCGGCGAGGCCGACTTTCTCATGAAGGGGCTGCTGCCCACCGCCACCTTCCTGCACCCGGTGCTGGATAAAGAAAAGGGCCTGCGCACCGGCAGGCTCATCAGCCAGATCAGTATCTTCGACTGGGCGGAGGCGGAAAAACTCCTCTTGATCACCGACTGCGCCATTAATATCGCGCCCGACCTGAAGCAGAAGAAAGCGATCCTGGAAAACGCCCTCGCTGTAGCCCACGCTCTGGGGATAGAAGAGCCGCGGGTGGCACCCTTGGCGGCGCTGGAGTTCGTCAACCCGGATATGCCGGAGACCCTGGACGCAGCAGCCCTTGCCAAGATGGCCGACCGCGGCGAGCTCCGCGGCGCCGTCGTGGACGGCCCCCTGGCCTTGGACAACGCCGTCTCCCCGGAGGCCGCCCGCCACAAGGGCATCGGCGGGCCGGTGGCCGGCCGCGCCGATATTATCCTCACCCCGGACATGAAGACCGGCAACGTCCTGCACAAGGCACTGGTGCACTTCGCCCACTTCCGCTGCGCTGCGGCGGTGGTTGGCGCCCGCGTACCCCTGGTGATGACCTCGCGCAGTGACAGCGCCGACGCCAAGCTCTGTTCAATAGCCCTAGCCGGCCTCCTCGCCCGGCGGCGTTGACCGTTCCACACCCACCCCGGCATCAGCCGGGGTTTTTTAGCGATCAGCCCCTTGACTTTATTGCTTTAACCTATTAAAATGGTAGCATCGATGAATTACTTGAGAGGGGTTGGGGAAGAATATGAGTTTCGGCAAAAAAGCCGCGACTGCACTCCTGCTCGTTTTCCTCTTGGCTGCAGCGCTGGGTGCGGCCGGGTGCAGTAAACCGGAGCCGGCCCAACCGGCGGCGGGGCAGGGACAAGCACCCGAAGGGCAGGCCCCGGCCGCCCAAGACGCGCTGGCCCGCGTAAAGGCGGCGGGAAAACTGGTGGCCGGCCTGGACGACGCCTTTCCACCCTTCGGCTTCCGCAATGAAAAGAACGAACTGGTCGGCTTCGACATCGACCTGGGCAATGAACTGGCGCAGCGCCTCGGGGTAAAGATGGAGTGGCAGCCCACCGAGTGGTCCGGCGTAATCCCCTCCTTAAAGTCCAAGAAGTTTGACGTCATCTGGTCCGGAATGAGCATTACCGAAGAACGGAAGAAGGAGATCAACTTCAGCATACCCTACGTCGCCGGCGCCCAGATCATCATCACCAAGAGCGATAACAAGAGCATAAACGGCCGGGCGGACCTGGCGGGCAAAGTGGTCGGGACCCAGCTCGGGAGCACCGGCGAGGAAGCCGCCAAGCGCGAGCTTAAGAACGTAAAAGAACTCAAGACCTTCGACGCCTTCACCGAGGCCATCAACGACCTCAACATCGGCCGCCTGGACGCCGTGGTCATCGACGACGTCACCGCCAACTACTACCTGAAGACCCAGCCGGGCGCCTTCCGGATTGTGGACGACGTCCTCTCTTACGAACCCACCGGCATTGGGATCCGTAAGGAAGACACCACCCTGCTGGACGCCATCAACAAAGAGCTGAAAGCGATGATTGCCGACGGCACCTACGCCAAGATCTCGGAGCGCTGGTTCGGTACCGATATGTCCAAGCACCTGCCGCAGTAACAAGAAGCGGGAGGCACAAAGCGTGCCTCCCGCCGCTTGCCCCGAGGAGGAACTGAAGCGTGGATCTTTCTTTTTACATCACTTACATGCCGATACTCGCCCGTGGGGCCGTCATGACCATCGAACTCACCCTTGTCGCCACCTTCTTCGGCACCATCCTGGGCGTCATCGCCGCCCTGGGCCGCATCTCCGGCAGCAGGGTGGTCTCCAGCCTGGCCTACCTTTATACCTGGGCCATCCGGGGTACGCCGCTGCTCCTACAGCTATTCTTCATCTACTACGGCCTGCCGCAGGTGGGGATACGGCTCGACCCCTTTCCAGCCGCCGTTATCGGCATGAGCGTCTGCGCCGGAGCTTACATTGCTGAAATCGTGCGGGCCGGCATCCAGTCCATCGACAAGGGCCAGATGGAAGCAGCGCGCTCGCTCGGCATGACCTACTTCCAGGCCATGCTCTACGTCGTCCTGCCGCAGGCGTACCGCCGCCTGATTCCTCCCATGGGCAACGAAATCATCGCCCTGACGAAGGACTCTTCCCTGGTCTCCACCCTGGCCATGGTGGAACTTTTGCGGACGGCCAAGCAGATCGACGCCGCCACGCTCCGCTCCATGGAGGCTTACATCGCGGCCGGGCTATACTACCTGGCCATCACCACCGGGCTCACCGTGCTCTTCGACCACGTGGAAAAAAGGCTGGCCGTCTACGAATAAGACGGGCGGCCGGTTGTTGGGGCAGAGCTCTAAGGCTGCGTTCAGAATCCAAAGGTGAGCCTGTACGGCTACACCAGGGCGGCGACGGCCTGGACGGCCTGGTCGACTTCTTCTTCGGTATTGAAATAACCGAGGCTGAAGCGGACGGTGCCTTCAGGGAAGGTGCCGATGGCCTTGTGGGCCAGGGGGGCACACTGCAGGCCCGGGCGCGACATGATGCCGAATTGGCGGTCGAGGTACGCCGCCACCTCGGCGTTGTCGTGCCCTGCCAGGGTGAAGGAGAGCACCGCCACCCGCCGCGTAAGGTCCGGACTGCCGTAAAGCTTCACCCCGGCAATTTCTGCCAAGCCCGTATGCAGGCGCGCAAAGAGCGCCTGCTCTTTTTGTTGGATGGCCGCCACGCCGGTACCGAGGATGAAGTCCAGGGCGGCGTTCAGTCCGGCCAAGCCGGGCGTGTTGGGCGTGCCGGCCTCCAGGTGATCGGGGTAAAAGTCCGGCTGGGTGGTAAGCTCCGAACGGCTCCCGGTGCCGCCCTCGCGCCAGGGAGCGAGCTCCAGGCCCGGGCGCACGTAGAGGCCGCCCGTGCCCATGGGGCCGAGGAGCCCCTTGTGCCCGGCAAAGGCGAGAAGGTCGATTCCCAGCCGCCGGACATCGAGCGGCAGCACCCCGGCCGTCTGGGCCGCATCCACCAGAAAGAGCGTCCCCCTTTCACGCGCAACGGCGCCGATCTCAGCCAAGGGGGTTATGCTGCCGATGACGTTGGAGGCATGCGTGACGGCGATGAGCCGGGTCTTGGGACGCACCGCCTTCGCAAAGTCCGCCGGGTCCAGCTCACCCGCCGGGCTCGCCGGCACCGCGGTGTAATCGATGACGCCCCGCTCCCTGAGCCCTTCCAGCGGGCGCAGGATGGAGTTGTGCTCCAGGGCGCTCGTTACCACGTGGTCGCCTGGTCTCAGCACCCCTTTGAGGGCCATGTTCAGGGCATCGGTACAGTTGAGGGTAAAAACGATGCGGTCGGGTGCGGGCGCCCGCAAGAGCTGCGCCAGCTTCTCCCGCGTCTCGGTGAGGATGCGGCCCGCGTTGAGCGAGCATTCGTGGCCGGAACGGCCCGGGTTGGCCCCGATGTTCACCATAAACTCCTCCACCGCCCGGTACACCGCCTCCGGCTTCGGCCAGGTGGTGGCGGCGTTATCGAAGTAGATCTTAGGCTTCGCCATCCCGCTCCCCTTCCTTCGCCGCCAGCAGCCAGGCCCAGCGCCGTGCCGCCTCCGGTGCCAGGACGTGCAGCCCCTCCGCCTCCACACCGCAGGCGGCAAGGAGGGCCTGCGCCTCTTCCACGGCGTCTTTCGGCCCCAGCCAGGCCAGGCCGCAGCTGGCAGTGATCTCGCGCGGCGCCGGGACCAAGTCCCCGGCTACGCCCTTGTCTTTCAAGCACTTTTCCGCCCTGAGGGCGGCGTGTGTCGAGGAAAAAGTGAGTACGGCAACCTTCACTCTGCCTGCCTCCCCCGGTCGCTCCGGTTGGTGGCCGGAACCCGCGCCGGCCGCTTCCAGTCTTCTCCCTTGCCAATTATTATAAAGCGCCGGGGAGGGACAAAATCATAGGCCTTTCTTATCATGCCCGCTGTGGCCGATAAGCAAACTTTATTATCCGCCGACCGTCGCCAATCAACCTCTCTCTTCAGCGCGAGGAGCCTCTTGTGGACACGCGAAGCCCCGGGCGCAGCCTGTGCGCTCCGGGGCTTCGCGCTGCTTTGCATCGTCCGCCGCTACCGGCAAGGCAGGATAACGTCGGCCGCTTCCGTACCTACTAAAGAATGATTCGGGCGTCCAGGGCGAAAGCCCCCTGGGCATACACCCGCACTGGGTTGAGGTCGATCTCCCGGATGGTCGGCACCTGAGTGACGGCCTCACCCACCCGCACGATCAGTTCTTCTAAAGCCGCCACGTCGCAGGCCACCTGGCCGCGGGTCCCGGTAAGAAGCGGGTAGAGCTTGAGCTCCGCCAGCATGGCGTGTGCCTCCGCCCGCGTTAAAGGAGCGACGCGGAAGCTCACGTCCTTCAACACCTCAACGAAGATGCCGCCGAAGCCCACCAGCACCACAGGCCCGAACTGCGGGTCGCGCGTGGCGCCGATGATAAGCTCCGCACCGGGGGCCGCCTGGGGCGTCACCAGTACGCCCACCACCTGAGCTCCCGGCGCTTTCGCCTCCGCTGCCGCCAGGATGTCGCTGAAGGCCGCCCGCACCTCGGCGGCCGAGGTCAGGTTCACCTTCACCCCGCCCACGTCGCTCTTGTGCACAATCTCGGGGGCCACCACCTTGAGCACCACCGGGTAGCCCAGCTTGTCCGCCGCCCGGACGGCTTCATCGGCATTGCGGGCCAGCTCGGCCGGGCCAAAGGGCACCCCAAAGGCACCCAGCACCACCCGCGCCTCCGGCTCCGTTACGTTCCGTCCCTCCTGCTGCGCAGGGGCCAGCGCCGCCTCCGCTTCAGCCCGGGCCGTTGCCGCTGCCGGGACGACTGCGGTTCTGTCCTGTACGGCCAGCTTTTTGAGGAACTGCCCCCGCCGAACCATATTCACCATGGCACGGGCGGCCCGCGGAGCGCCCGAAGTGTCGGCCAAACTCCTGGCCCAACTTGAGTAGGAGCGCCAAAGCCTGGTCGAGCGCCAGCTTATGCTGGTTTTTGATCTCGGTGAAGACGGCGGCCGAGGTGAGCTGGTTGACCGTCATGGGCTGGTCGGGATCGAGAAAGACCGGTCCGCGCCGGTAAGGCGGTAAGAAGTCATCGGCTTCTTCCTGCTCTGGTACGCTCACCGCTTCGGTGGCATGAGAGACGTAAAACCCATCCAGGCAGACCATGGCCGGCAGGCGCACCGCCTCGGCCAAGCGGTAGCCCAGCAGGACGAAGTCCAACGCCTCCTGGCAATTCTCGGCGTAAAGCTGGATCCACCCCATGTCGCGCTCGGCCATGCTGTCCGAGTGGTCGGTCTGCAGCGACCAGGGGCTGGGGAGCGCGCGGTTGGCCACCGCCATCACGATGGGCAGCCGGTTCCCGGCGGCCACTCCCACCACCTCGTGCATCAGGGCCAGGCCGGCCCCTGCTGTCGCCGTAAAGACCCGCGTGCCCACCAGCGCCGCGCCCACCACGGCGCTCAGGGCTGAATGCTCGGACTCCACAGCGATGTAGCGGGCGTCGGCCAGCTTCCCTTCCGCAATGAAGTCGGCG
Coding sequences:
- a CDS encoding DASS family sodium-coupled anion symporter; its protein translation is MTRADGSVTVGPALSSADARFSPKKLLQLLGISALYLVLVTLPTPAGLTPAAQKALALMVAAVLTWVLEVIPIGIASVLFVFLQGPLGIYPLGEAVTNFSTPTIFFIMAMFLIATAFEESGLGRRLSLWLAGLAGSNPRYVLLSFMLPTAILSMVLADIPTAVMFASIALGLLERTGCLPGKSNFGRAVMMGIPIAASIGGIGTPAGSGINVMALGLLKDTAHVNVNFLQWSALGIPLVLILTPIAWLILTWVVPFEIKEVSGLDKVRADLRRLGPLSAGEKRFVGIFAVTIVLWFTEPFHRIPAPFVAVATAALFFAPGVNLLNWKEASGRIGWDVILLVGAANSLALSLWKLGAAKWLATGILGGLGHTSLLTLVLIIAAFGVFSHLLIPVATGLLAVMIPALAVLAAGMGVNPAALVIPIAFTASCVFLLPLDPIPLVTYPYGYYKMLDMFKPGVLIALVWIVLLAFLIVGATGAGLI
- the buk gene encoding butyrate kinase, whose amino-acid sequence is MEKKALILALNPGSTSTKLGLFQGGQELARVNIAHPREELAAFPDPKAQLPYRRAAVEGFLAQQGVRLPELAAVVSRGGVMRPLPGGPYRVNAAMIADLLACRYGTHPCNLGAALAAELAVPGGALALVVDAPSSDEFQPLARLSGLPELPRRSSFHFLNQRAVGRRLAHDLGLSYSDLNLIGTHLGGGISVAAHARGRLIDANNALDGDGPFSPQRAGTLPTAALVDLCFSGRYSRAEIYRLLTTGGGLTAYLGTQDAREVEARIAAGDENARLVYEGMAYQVAKEIGAMATVLKGQVDAIFFTGGLAHSELLLDWIKERVRFIAPLHVYPGEDELLALAEGALAVLEGRDAAQEYVPEA
- a CDS encoding bifunctional enoyl-CoA hydratase/phosphate acetyltransferase: MFRSLKEVIHAAGAGEPARVAVAQAADPEVLAAVAEARRLGLAEGVLCGEPAAVEAALREIGEDPAHYSIVPAADPAESAVRAVAAVNAGEADFLMKGLLPTATFLHPVLDKEKGLRTGRLISQISIFDWAEAEKLLLITDCAINIAPDLKQKKAILENALAVAHALGIEEPRVAPLAALEFVNPDMPETLDAAALAKMADRGELRGAVVDGPLALDNAVSPEAARHKGIGGPVAGRADIILTPDMKTGNVLHKALVHFAHFRCAAAVVGARVPLVMTSRSDSADAKLCSIALAGLLARRR
- a CDS encoding amino acid ABC transporter substrate-binding protein, translated to MSFGKKAATALLLVFLLAAALGAAGCSKPEPAQPAAGQGQAPEGQAPAAQDALARVKAAGKLVAGLDDAFPPFGFRNEKNELVGFDIDLGNELAQRLGVKMEWQPTEWSGVIPSLKSKKFDVIWSGMSITEERKKEINFSIPYVAGAQIIITKSDNKSINGRADLAGKVVGTQLGSTGEEAAKRELKNVKELKTFDAFTEAINDLNIGRLDAVVIDDVTANYYLKTQPGAFRIVDDVLSYEPTGIGIRKEDTTLLDAINKELKAMIADGTYAKISERWFGTDMSKHLPQ
- a CDS encoding amino acid ABC transporter permease, with product MDLSFYITYMPILARGAVMTIELTLVATFFGTILGVIAALGRISGSRVVSSLAYLYTWAIRGTPLLLQLFFIYYGLPQVGIRLDPFPAAVIGMSVCAGAYIAEIVRAGIQSIDKGQMEAARSLGMTYFQAMLYVVLPQAYRRLIPPMGNEIIALTKDSSLVSTLAMVELLRTAKQIDAATLRSMEAYIAAGLYYLAITTGLTVLFDHVEKRLAVYE
- a CDS encoding aminotransferase class V-fold PLP-dependent enzyme, translating into MAKPKIYFDNAATTWPKPEAVYRAVEEFMVNIGANPGRSGHECSLNAGRILTETREKLAQLLRAPAPDRIVFTLNCTDALNMALKGVLRPGDHVVTSALEHNSILRPLEGLRERGVIDYTAVPASPAGELDPADFAKAVRPKTRLIAVTHASNVIGSITPLAEIGAVARERGTLFLVDAAQTAGVLPLDVRRLGIDLLAFAGHKGLLGPMGTGGLYVRPGLELAPWREGGTGSRSELTTQPDFYPDHLEAGTPNTPGLAGLNAALDFILGTGVAAIQQKEQALFARLHTGLAEIAGVKLYGSPDLTRRVAVLSFTLAGHDNAEVAAYLDRQFGIMSRPGLQCAPLAHKAIGTFPEGTVRFSLGYFNTEEEVDQAVQAVAALV
- a CDS encoding DUF3343 domain-containing protein; this translates as MKVAVLTFSSTHAALRAEKCLKDKGVAGDLVPAPREITASCGLAWLGPKDAVEEAQALLAACGVEAEGLHVLAPEAARRWAWLLAAKEGERDGEA
- a CDS encoding acetate--CoA ligase family protein, producing MVNMVRRGQFLKKLAVQDRTAVVPAAATARAEAEAALAPAQQEGRNVTEPEARVVLGAFGVPFGPAELARNADEAVRAADKLGYPVVLKVVAPEIVHKSDVGGVKVNLTSAAEVRAAFSDILAAAEAKAPGAQVVGVLVTPQAAPGAELIIGATRDPQFGPVVLVGFGGIFVEVLKDVSFRVAPLTRAEAHAMLAELKLYPLLTGTRGQVACDVAALEELIVRVGEAVTQVPTIREIDLNPVRVYAQGAFALDARIIL